A portion of the Lysinibacillus timonensis genome contains these proteins:
- a CDS encoding ABC-F family ATP-binding cassette domain-containing protein — protein sequence MIVLQVNQLYKSFVTDEILSGVKLEVQHRDRVALVGRNGAGKSTLLKIIAGQLSYDSGEIIIPKDIKMGYLEQHTGINSSLNIWDEMMTIFSELKSQEKKLRDLEQKMADPTVYENRELYERVMSEYDQLQHDFKDAGGYQYEADTRSVLHGMQFFKEDYEKPITSLSGGQRTRLALAKLLLSKPDLLILDEPTNHLDIETLTWLESYLKSYEGAILIVSHDRYFLDQLVTIVYEVSRTQVTKYVGNYSAYLDEKAKNYERDIKAFEREQSEKAKIEAFIQKNIARASTTKMAQSRRKMLERTEWMDAPDGDERSANFGFTIERQSGNDVLSIDQLTVGYDNNLISKNISMRIYREDRIALVGPNGVGKSTLLKTIVKDLPILKGDIRYGTNVQIGYYDQEQAKLTSNKTVLKELWDEWPLMNEKDIRTILGQFLFSGEDVKKPVNSLSGGEKARLALAKLMMQKSNLLVLDEPTNHLDLDSKEVLENALIDYPGTLLFVSHDRYFINRIATKVIELSSTGAFEYLGDFDYYLEKKQELEELAQMKATASRSTETNTTKSTTSLIDKETKKRERQIRRSIEQIEKDMADLEVKIKIFEEDLCNPDIYPDHEKVAQIQASLEDLKSNYEELELQWIELNEELEKINS from the coding sequence ATGATTGTTTTACAAGTAAATCAATTATATAAATCATTTGTAACAGATGAAATCTTAAGCGGTGTTAAATTAGAAGTTCAACATAGGGATCGTGTTGCATTAGTTGGAAGAAACGGTGCTGGTAAATCTACATTATTAAAGATCATTGCTGGTCAATTGTCTTATGATTCCGGTGAGATTATTATTCCTAAAGACATTAAAATGGGCTATTTAGAACAACATACCGGAATTAATTCTTCATTAAATATATGGGATGAAATGATGACCATTTTCTCAGAATTAAAATCCCAAGAAAAGAAATTACGGGATCTTGAGCAAAAGATGGCAGATCCAACTGTATATGAAAATAGAGAACTTTACGAACGTGTTATGTCGGAATATGATCAATTACAACATGATTTTAAAGATGCTGGGGGGTATCAGTACGAAGCTGATACGCGTTCTGTTTTACACGGAATGCAATTTTTCAAAGAAGACTATGAAAAGCCTATTACATCATTATCAGGTGGTCAAAGAACTCGTTTGGCTCTTGCCAAACTATTATTAAGTAAACCTGATTTACTTATATTAGACGAACCAACAAACCACTTAGATATTGAAACTCTTACTTGGCTCGAAAGTTATTTAAAAAGTTATGAGGGGGCTATTTTAATTGTTTCCCATGACCGCTATTTCCTTGACCAACTTGTAACTATTGTATATGAAGTGTCAAGAACACAAGTTACAAAGTATGTAGGTAATTATAGCGCTTATCTTGATGAGAAAGCGAAGAATTATGAACGAGACATAAAAGCTTTCGAACGAGAGCAATCGGAAAAGGCAAAAATCGAGGCTTTTATTCAAAAAAATATCGCCCGCGCATCAACCACAAAAATGGCGCAAAGTCGTCGCAAAATGCTAGAACGCACTGAATGGATGGATGCACCAGACGGAGACGAAAGATCCGCTAACTTTGGTTTTACAATTGAACGGCAAAGTGGAAATGATGTTCTATCAATTGATCAACTAACCGTTGGGTATGACAATAACCTTATTTCTAAAAACATCTCAATGCGTATTTACAGAGAAGATCGCATTGCGCTTGTTGGGCCAAATGGAGTAGGGAAATCCACCCTTTTAAAAACGATTGTTAAAGACTTACCTATATTAAAGGGTGATATACGTTATGGAACAAATGTCCAAATCGGTTACTATGACCAAGAACAAGCAAAATTAACAAGTAACAAAACGGTTCTTAAAGAACTATGGGATGAATGGCCACTAATGAATGAAAAAGATATTCGTACCATTCTTGGCCAATTTCTGTTCAGTGGTGAGGATGTAAAAAAACCTGTTAACTCTCTATCTGGTGGGGAAAAAGCTCGTCTTGCACTTGCCAAATTAATGATGCAAAAATCAAATTTATTAGTACTAGACGAACCGACAAACCATTTAGATTTAGATAGCAAAGAAGTTTTGGAGAATGCATTAATTGATTATCCAGGAACGTTACTATTCGTTTCGCATGACCGGTATTTTATCAATCGAATTGCAACAAAAGTAATTGAACTGTCTAGTACAGGCGCCTTTGAATATTTAGGCGATTTTGATTATTATCTAGAGAAAAAACAAGAGTTAGAAGAACTTGCTCAAATGAAAGCTACAGCAAGTCGATCTACTGAGACTAATACCACAAAGTCTACCACTTCTCTTATTGATAAAGAAACAAAGAAAAGAGAACGCCAAATTAGACGTTCTATCGAACAAATTGAGAAGGATATGGCAGATCTCGAAGTAAAAATTAAAATTTTTGAGGAAGACTTATGCAACCCTGATATTTATCCTGATCATGAAAAAGTGGCACAAATACAAGCAAGTTTGGAAGATTTAAAATCAAATTATGAAGAATTAGAATTACAATGGATTGAGTTAAATGAGGAACTAGAGAAGATAAACTCATAA